From Catenulispora sp. GP43, one genomic window encodes:
- a CDS encoding WGR domain-containing protein, which yields MTQGTTYLELSEDSGSAHKFYEVTVTGTTVDIRYGRIGTDGSRQTSTFPTVEKAEAAAAKKIGEKVRKGYAPSVMGARAARSITRRAVSSAPSTARSKAPVLWRFRTASSAFGIHIDGDRCWVGNQSGDVYSLGHDGQVLSRFQLPDGVKCLVADDFWIYAGCDDGSVYDLSGKIPHAAYRIDQDVDIYWLDIHEGVLAVSDAGGRLVVIDHEEEHQWSRNSSGTGAWMVRSDAEAVYHGHSAGVTAYAADGGRELWNTKTPGNVLFGWQESDHVYAGTGRHVVHKIAKADGRLVAEYRCDTAVYSCATAPDGRYVFAGDSASSVYCFAVDGTRLWKLGTGCGSALSMQYRDGRLYIVTTDGSLACIDATESAITAAQGGVVPTVLDVKASAALPVATPATAVATTTVAGSGTIVECVDDHGRVRVRVVGGGFQSGWNVQFPRDMRVVGARYVVEEIHEASRGFYRVRGEIKRLV from the coding sequence ATGACTCAGGGGACGACCTATCTGGAGCTGTCCGAAGACAGCGGCAGCGCTCATAAGTTCTACGAGGTGACGGTCACCGGCACCACCGTCGACATCCGCTACGGCCGCATAGGCACCGACGGCTCCCGGCAGACCTCGACGTTCCCGACGGTCGAGAAGGCCGAGGCGGCGGCGGCCAAGAAGATCGGCGAGAAGGTGCGCAAGGGCTACGCCCCCTCCGTGATGGGTGCCCGCGCGGCGCGCAGCATCACCCGGCGCGCGGTGTCCTCGGCGCCTTCCACGGCGCGGTCGAAGGCGCCGGTGCTGTGGCGGTTCCGGACCGCTTCCAGCGCGTTCGGCATCCACATCGACGGCGATCGCTGCTGGGTGGGCAACCAGTCCGGCGACGTCTACAGCCTCGGGCACGACGGGCAGGTGCTGTCCCGGTTCCAGCTGCCGGACGGGGTCAAGTGCCTGGTGGCCGACGATTTCTGGATCTACGCGGGCTGCGACGACGGCTCCGTCTACGACCTGTCCGGCAAGATCCCGCACGCCGCCTACCGAATCGACCAGGACGTCGACATCTACTGGCTGGACATCCACGAGGGTGTGCTGGCGGTCTCCGATGCCGGCGGGCGCCTGGTCGTCATCGACCACGAGGAGGAGCACCAGTGGTCGCGCAACAGCTCGGGCACCGGCGCCTGGATGGTGCGCTCTGACGCCGAGGCGGTCTACCACGGGCACAGCGCCGGCGTCACCGCCTACGCCGCCGACGGCGGGCGGGAGCTGTGGAACACCAAGACACCGGGCAATGTGCTGTTCGGGTGGCAGGAATCAGACCACGTCTACGCGGGTACCGGGCGCCATGTCGTGCACAAGATCGCCAAGGCGGACGGCCGGCTGGTCGCCGAGTACCGCTGCGACACCGCCGTCTACTCCTGCGCGACCGCCCCTGACGGCCGCTATGTCTTCGCCGGCGACAGCGCGTCCTCCGTGTACTGCTTCGCCGTCGACGGCACGCGCCTGTGGAAGCTCGGCACCGGCTGCGGCTCGGCGCTGTCGATGCAGTACCGCGACGGCCGCCTCTACATCGTCACCACGGATGGTTCGCTGGCGTGTATCGACGCCACCGAGTCGGCGATCACGGCGGCGCAGGGCGGCGTCGTGCCGACCGTCCTCGATGTGAAGGCGAGCGCGGCCCTGCCGGTCGCCACGCCGGCGACGGCGGTCGCCACGACCACCGTCGCCGGCTCCGGCACGATCGTGGAATGCGTCGACGACCACGGCCGCGTCCGGGTGCGCGTCGTCGGCGGCGGCTTCCAGAGCGGCTGGAACGTGCAGTTCCCGCGCGACATGCGGGTCGTCGGCGCGCGCTACGTCGTCGAGGAGATCCACGAGGCCAGCCGCGGGTTCTACCGGGTCCGCGGGGAGATCAAGCGGCTGGTGTGA
- a CDS encoding FAD-dependent monooxygenase: protein MRIVIVGGGPVGLMAACELRLYGIETVVLERREDIDPTIKAGGIQARGVAALDRRGLAERVRKEGGDWMRNMVSLMQQHGIRGHFSGLFVLNHSAYGDERMLPVRQQALEAVLNERALESGVEVRRGQAVRHWSQDPDGVTLTVCDAADPDGESYELRADWLIGADGGRSAVRKGGAFAFPGTDGVITGYQAVVDLDDPDFLPLGWNRRPNGMVVNGPTPGRILVIGFDGPPADRDAPVTLEELQSALRHISGTEVGIRSISTVTRFTDNARQADTYRDGRVLLAGDAAHVHSPFGGQGLNLGLGDAVNLGWKLALVAGGRAPLSLLDTYTAERHPVAAQVLDNTRAQVALMRPGPHTDALRGIFTRLLEHDDANRWLTDLMGGDDVRYELGSEVDAIGRFCPDLVLGTGGSDTARLAELQRSGRGQLLVLESEESQDAAQWIKTASQWGDRVEVTVGTCADAPSRAVLVRPDGFTAWTAESEVSLEDALGLWFGPAE from the coding sequence ATGCGAATCGTCATCGTCGGGGGCGGGCCGGTGGGCCTGATGGCCGCGTGCGAGCTGCGGCTGTACGGGATCGAGACCGTGGTGCTGGAGCGCCGGGAGGACATCGACCCCACCATCAAGGCCGGCGGGATCCAGGCGCGGGGCGTGGCGGCGCTGGACCGGCGCGGGCTGGCCGAGCGCGTGCGCAAGGAGGGCGGCGACTGGATGCGCAACATGGTGTCGCTGATGCAGCAGCACGGCATACGCGGCCACTTCTCCGGGCTGTTCGTCCTGAACCACAGCGCCTATGGCGATGAGCGGATGCTGCCGGTGCGACAGCAGGCGTTGGAGGCGGTGCTGAACGAGCGCGCGCTGGAGTCGGGCGTCGAGGTGCGGCGCGGACAGGCGGTGCGCCACTGGAGTCAGGACCCTGACGGCGTCACCCTGACCGTCTGCGACGCGGCCGATCCCGACGGCGAATCCTACGAACTGCGCGCCGACTGGCTGATCGGCGCCGACGGCGGCCGCTCGGCGGTGCGCAAGGGCGGCGCGTTCGCCTTCCCCGGCACCGACGGCGTCATCACCGGCTACCAGGCCGTCGTCGACCTCGACGACCCCGACTTCCTGCCGCTGGGCTGGAACCGCCGCCCGAACGGCATGGTGGTGAACGGCCCGACGCCGGGCCGGATCCTCGTCATCGGCTTCGACGGCCCGCCCGCCGACCGCGACGCCCCGGTCACCCTCGAGGAGCTGCAAAGCGCGCTGCGCCACATCAGCGGCACCGAGGTCGGCATCCGCTCGATCAGCACCGTGACCCGCTTCACCGACAACGCCCGCCAGGCCGACACCTACCGCGACGGCCGCGTCCTGCTGGCCGGCGACGCCGCGCACGTGCACTCCCCCTTCGGCGGCCAGGGCCTGAACCTGGGCCTGGGCGACGCGGTGAACCTGGGCTGGAAGCTGGCCCTGGTGGCGGGCGGCCGCGCCCCGCTGAGCCTGCTCGACACCTACACCGCCGAGCGCCACCCGGTCGCCGCGCAGGTGCTGGACAACACCCGCGCCCAGGTCGCGCTCATGCGCCCCGGCCCGCACACCGACGCGCTGCGCGGCATCTTCACCCGGCTGCTCGAGCACGACGACGCCAACCGCTGGCTGACCGATCTGATGGGCGGCGACGACGTGCGGTACGAGCTCGGGTCCGAGGTCGACGCGATCGGCCGGTTCTGCCCGGACCTCGTGCTGGGCACCGGAGGCAGCGACACGGCACGGCTGGCCGAGCTGCAACGCTCCGGCCGCGGACAGCTGCTCGTCCTGGAGTCGGAGGAATCGCAGGACGCTGCGCAGTGGATCAAGACCGCGTCCCAGTGGGGCGACCGTGTCGAGGTGACGGTCGGAACGTGCGCCGACGCGCCGTCGCGCGCCGTGCTGGTCCGCCCGGACGGATTCACCGCTTGGACCGCGGAATCGGAGGTGTCGTTGGAGGACGCGCTCGGGCTCTGGTTCGGTCCCGCGGAATAG
- a CDS encoding lectin produces the protein MTLSRRTLLSSALAGTALAAAAGSELSSAFATSPTRADPAASAAGDVVGKITVGYQGWFACIGDGAPINAWWHWSQNEAQAPSPSNENLKAWPDMSIYSAGYKTGFANLGNGSAPTLFSSYDQSTVNAHFSLMRQNGCDTAALQRFDPNGSEGPTRNAVTTKVNTAAQQYGRKFYIMYDASGWTNMKTEMPADWTNVMSQYASSPAYAHQNGKPVVGIWGFGFNDANHPWSAADCLSVVQWFQSQGCYVMGGVPTYWRTGVNDSRSGYLGVYSAFNMISPWMVGRIGSAADSNSFYTNVNVGDQSYCNSNNIDYQPCVLPGDLSARQRAHGDFMWTQFYNMVRVGAQGIYISMFDEYGEGNQILNAAPTQATVPTNSGLLSLDEDGTACSADYYLRLTNDGGRMLKGQIALTATRPTAPVLSGGGGGGTGCGQMAANQQLTVNQSTVSCDGRFKLILQGDGNLVLYQGSTPLWASNTVGKAAANAIMQGDGNFVIYDGSGKPLWASNTAGNNGAYLTVQNDGNTVIFSAAGTALWSTGTGGH, from the coding sequence ATGACGCTCTCCCGACGCACCCTGCTGTCCTCAGCCCTGGCCGGCACGGCGCTGGCCGCCGCGGCCGGCTCCGAACTGTCCTCGGCGTTCGCCACGTCGCCGACCCGGGCGGATCCGGCCGCCTCGGCGGCCGGGGACGTGGTCGGCAAGATCACCGTCGGCTACCAGGGCTGGTTCGCCTGTATCGGGGACGGGGCGCCGATCAACGCGTGGTGGCACTGGAGCCAGAACGAGGCGCAGGCGCCCTCGCCGAGCAACGAGAACCTCAAGGCCTGGCCCGACATGAGCATCTACAGCGCCGGATACAAGACCGGATTCGCCAATCTGGGCAACGGTTCCGCGCCGACGCTGTTCTCGTCCTACGACCAGTCCACCGTCAACGCGCACTTCTCGCTGATGCGGCAGAACGGCTGCGACACCGCCGCGCTCCAGCGCTTCGACCCGAACGGCAGCGAGGGCCCGACCCGCAACGCCGTGACCACGAAGGTCAACACCGCCGCGCAGCAGTACGGCCGGAAGTTCTACATCATGTACGACGCCTCCGGCTGGACGAACATGAAGACCGAGATGCCGGCCGACTGGACGAACGTGATGTCGCAGTACGCGTCGTCGCCGGCGTACGCGCACCAGAACGGCAAGCCGGTGGTCGGCATCTGGGGCTTCGGCTTCAACGACGCGAACCACCCCTGGTCGGCCGCCGACTGCCTGTCGGTCGTGCAGTGGTTCCAGAGCCAGGGCTGCTACGTCATGGGAGGCGTCCCCACCTACTGGCGCACCGGCGTCAACGACTCGCGTTCCGGGTACCTCGGCGTCTACTCCGCCTTCAACATGATCTCGCCGTGGATGGTCGGCCGCATCGGTTCTGCCGCGGACTCGAACAGCTTCTACACCAACGTCAACGTCGGCGACCAGTCCTACTGCAACTCCAACAACATCGACTACCAGCCCTGCGTCCTGCCCGGCGACCTGTCGGCCCGCCAGCGCGCGCACGGCGACTTCATGTGGACGCAGTTCTACAACATGGTGCGCGTCGGCGCCCAGGGGATCTACATCTCCATGTTCGACGAGTACGGCGAGGGCAACCAGATCCTCAACGCCGCCCCGACCCAGGCCACGGTCCCGACCAACTCCGGACTGCTCTCCCTGGACGAGGACGGTACGGCGTGCAGCGCGGACTACTATCTGCGTCTCACCAACGACGGCGGCAGGATGCTCAAGGGCCAGATCGCGCTCACCGCGACGCGTCCCACCGCACCGGTGCTCAGCGGCGGCGGTGGCGGTGGAACCGGCTGCGGGCAGATGGCGGCGAACCAGCAGCTCACCGTGAACCAATCGACAGTGTCCTGCGACGGCCGGTTCAAGCTGATCCTGCAAGGCGACGGCAATCTGGTCCTCTATCAGGGCAGCACGCCGCTGTGGGCGTCGAACACGGTCGGCAAGGCCGCCGCCAACGCCATCATGCAAGGCGACGGCAACTTCGTGATCTACGACGGCAGCGGCAAGCCGCTGTGGGCCAGCAACACCGCCGGGAACAACGGCGCCTATCTCACGGTGCAGAACGACGGCAACACCGTCATCTTCAGTGCCGCCGGTACCGCGCTGTGGAGCACCGGGACCGGCGGGCACTGA
- the fxsT gene encoding FxSxx-COOH system tetratricopeptide repeat protein, with amino-acid sequence MTGSAWAGTNFGILSSGDNATNVAVRFDGAPPRPEEVAYVPPSPVHLHGLFVGRERELAAVHTALTSGNGVITQAITGLGGIGKTTLAKHYAVAYREQYTMVHWLVAESAEQIESELARLAARIDARFALAPVAFAAAWARAWLVAHPGWLLVLDNVVDREDVVPLMQDLAGGRFLVTTRVATGWRGISPLRLGTLPPDAAIALLGELAGSPIDAEAARGICEELGWLPLAIEQAGSFLEQTRIGAADYLELVRNSHGVDAIARVWNVTMDRIAAQDLLAVELLGVLAWFAPVAVPRRLLDPMGTTATVAAALGLLHRYSMIELSEAEITVHRLVQSGARNGMGSSGPAYCQRATALIDRSISAGSVPVPQLLGHLDALCGHITDGFDEVYQHLISICVGLDALGMSHRVVAHLQRITSHLDSTLGPEAAETLRCRGLLASAYLARGEVRSGHTELADVLAITERSHGPRTIETIRAQANLGQAFYEARDYKRSIEIYQAVLTALEEVADPDGEVTLATRYNLASAYRVTGRIPAAISLLEATLPDCERLLGRDDISTFNVRTVLAHCYGAQGDMERSMANFGEILTDSERALGPHHRNTLIVRSQLAHAHKAAGHLDLAVTMGKAVARDTAAILGPDDPDALTARFDLAVALADAGETEQATIMLTALVKRTRRVYGPTHERTVSAENELAELACRSSTVRSSP; translated from the coding sequence ATGACCGGTTCGGCCTGGGCCGGCACCAACTTCGGCATCCTGTCCAGCGGCGACAACGCGACCAACGTCGCCGTGCGCTTCGACGGCGCGCCGCCGCGCCCCGAGGAGGTGGCGTACGTCCCGCCCTCGCCGGTCCACCTGCACGGCCTGTTCGTCGGCCGCGAGCGCGAACTCGCCGCCGTGCACACGGCGCTGACCAGCGGCAACGGGGTCATCACGCAGGCGATCACCGGGCTCGGCGGCATCGGCAAGACGACGCTGGCCAAGCACTACGCGGTCGCGTACCGCGAGCAGTACACGATGGTCCACTGGCTGGTGGCCGAGAGCGCGGAGCAGATCGAGTCCGAGCTGGCCCGGCTGGCAGCCAGGATCGACGCCCGCTTCGCGCTCGCGCCGGTCGCCTTCGCGGCGGCGTGGGCCAGGGCCTGGCTCGTCGCGCATCCGGGCTGGCTGCTGGTCCTGGACAACGTCGTCGACCGCGAGGACGTCGTGCCGCTGATGCAGGACCTGGCCGGCGGCCGGTTCCTGGTGACGACCCGCGTGGCCACCGGCTGGCGGGGTATCAGCCCCCTGCGGCTCGGGACGCTGCCGCCGGACGCCGCGATCGCGCTGCTCGGCGAGCTGGCCGGATCCCCGATCGACGCGGAGGCGGCGCGCGGCATCTGCGAAGAGCTGGGCTGGCTGCCGCTGGCGATCGAGCAGGCCGGATCCTTCCTCGAACAGACCCGCATCGGCGCCGCGGACTATCTGGAGCTGGTGCGGAACAGCCACGGCGTGGACGCGATCGCGAGGGTCTGGAACGTGACCATGGACCGGATCGCGGCGCAGGACCTGCTGGCGGTGGAGCTGCTGGGGGTCCTGGCATGGTTCGCCCCGGTCGCGGTGCCCCGCCGGCTGCTCGATCCGATGGGGACGACCGCCACCGTCGCGGCGGCTTTGGGCCTGCTCCACCGGTACAGCATGATCGAGCTGTCGGAAGCCGAGATCACGGTCCACCGGCTGGTGCAGAGCGGTGCCCGGAACGGTATGGGGTCCTCGGGCCCCGCCTATTGCCAGCGCGCGACGGCCCTCATCGACAGGTCGATCAGTGCGGGATCGGTCCCCGTGCCCCAGCTGTTGGGCCACCTGGACGCGTTGTGTGGTCACATCACCGACGGGTTCGACGAGGTGTACCAGCACCTGATCTCGATCTGCGTCGGCCTTGATGCGCTGGGAATGAGTCACCGCGTTGTCGCCCACCTGCAACGGATCACCTCGCATCTGGACTCCACACTCGGCCCCGAAGCCGCTGAGACCTTGAGATGCCGCGGCTTGCTCGCATCGGCATACTTGGCTCGCGGAGAAGTCCGCAGCGGCCATACCGAACTTGCCGACGTGCTCGCCATCACCGAACGCAGTCACGGGCCGAGGACGATCGAGACGATCAGGGCGCAAGCCAACCTCGGCCAGGCTTTCTACGAGGCCCGTGACTACAAGCGGTCGATAGAGATCTACCAGGCGGTGCTGACCGCTCTGGAAGAGGTCGCCGATCCCGACGGCGAAGTGACCCTCGCGACCCGATACAACCTGGCCAGCGCCTATCGGGTGACCGGCCGGATTCCGGCGGCGATCTCGCTTTTGGAAGCCACGCTCCCGGATTGCGAGCGGCTCCTCGGAAGAGACGACATCAGTACCTTCAACGTCCGTACGGTCCTGGCCCACTGCTACGGTGCACAGGGTGATATGGAACGCAGCATGGCGAACTTCGGGGAGATCTTGACCGACAGCGAGCGTGCCCTCGGCCCCCATCATCGGAATACGCTGATCGTCCGGTCGCAGCTCGCCCACGCGCACAAAGCCGCAGGCCACCTCGACCTCGCGGTCACCATGGGCAAAGCCGTCGCCAGGGACACCGCCGCGATCCTCGGCCCCGACGATCCGGACGCGCTGACCGCGCGCTTCGACCTCGCCGTGGCGCTGGCCGACGCTGGCGAGACCGAGCAAGCCACCATCATGCTGACCGCCCTCGTGAAACGCACCCGCCGCGTCTACGGTCCGACCCACGAACGCACCGTCTCCGCGGAGAACGAGCTCGCCGAACTTGCCTGTCGGTCAAGCACTGTACGTTCTTCGCCATGA
- a CDS encoding alpha/beta fold hydrolase, with protein MSEIKTAFRTIDGLSIRYAQSTEPRDAEALLLAPWPENLFAYDATWSRLAEHAHLTAVDLPGFGHSERRADLMSPKAMGEFVAEIADSFGLRRPHLVGPDIGTSAALFAASAHPGRFRSLAVGGGGAAVPIELGDPLRAWVYAEDLAPYRAMGPKDVVTIALSTIAGYDLPDDVREDYLAAYAGERFADQIPYVQAYRTELPLLADLLPAIQTPVQIFSSTSDAVVPPANGEYLHRHLPDSRLDVVDKGHFVWEEDADWFAGILTDWWAKN; from the coding sequence ACGCCGAGGCGCTGCTCCTGGCCCCCTGGCCGGAGAACCTCTTCGCCTACGACGCGACCTGGTCCCGCCTGGCCGAGCACGCCCACCTCACCGCCGTGGACCTGCCCGGCTTCGGCCACTCCGAGCGCAGGGCGGACCTGATGTCCCCCAAGGCGATGGGCGAGTTCGTCGCCGAGATCGCCGACTCCTTCGGCTTGAGGCGGCCCCATCTGGTCGGACCGGACATCGGCACCAGCGCGGCCCTGTTCGCGGCCTCCGCCCACCCCGGCCGCTTCCGCAGCCTGGCCGTCGGCGGCGGCGGCGCGGCGGTCCCGATCGAGCTCGGCGATCCGCTGCGCGCCTGGGTCTACGCCGAGGACCTGGCCCCGTACCGGGCGATGGGCCCGAAGGACGTGGTGACCATCGCCCTGAGCACCATCGCCGGCTACGACCTGCCCGACGACGTCCGCGAGGACTACCTCGCGGCCTACGCCGGCGAACGCTTCGCCGACCAGATCCCCTACGTCCAGGCCTACCGCACCGAGCTGCCGCTGCTGGCCGACCTGCTGCCCGCGATCCAGACCCCGGTCCAGATCTTCTCCAGCACGTCCGACGCGGTGGTGCCGCCCGCCAACGGCGAGTACCTGCACCGGCACCTGCCCGACAGCCGGCTGGACGTGGTCGACAAGGGGCACTTCGTGTGGGAGGAGGACGCGGACTGGTTCGCCGGGATCCTCACCGACTGGTGGGCGAAGAACTGA
- a CDS encoding MFS transporter — protein sequence MPRRPADTSRPHYNVIFAVLLIGISAYAVLQSLVAPVLATFITALHTTQDTATWLMTAYLLSASVATPILGRIGDKIGKERMLVITLLALTLGSGLAALAHSVGLMIIARVIQGLGGGLLPLSFGIIRDEFPAGKVNAAIGLGSATLAVGSGLGLLIAGPIVTHLNYHWLFWIPMILTAVATVACWMFVPESPVRTPGKISWGAAVLLSAWLVLLLLAASEGPTWGWGSSKVIGLFAGAAVCLPLWIWTELKSSAPLIDMRMMRLPAVWTTNVVAMLFGVGMYTVMTFLPQLVQTPRAIAGYGLSASITQSGVYLLPMTIGMFLLGIAAAPLAKRIGLKVVLVLGCAVSVPAFGALALGHSQGWQVYLASGLLGVGIGLAFSSMSAIVVQSVPASQVGVANGMNANIRTIGGAIGSSVGASVLATGVTAANPIPKDAGYTHVFWLLAGAAVLAALAALIIPAAKARPAAPGDELGVDDSAVTAAV from the coding sequence ATGCCCAGACGTCCGGCGGATACTTCGCGCCCCCATTACAACGTCATCTTCGCGGTCCTTCTCATAGGCATCTCCGCGTACGCGGTTCTGCAGTCGCTGGTCGCGCCGGTTCTGGCGACGTTCATCACGGCCCTGCATACGACGCAGGACACCGCCACGTGGCTGATGACCGCCTATCTGCTGTCCGCCTCGGTGGCCACTCCCATCCTGGGGCGGATCGGGGACAAGATCGGCAAGGAGCGGATGCTGGTCATCACGCTGCTCGCCCTGACCCTCGGGTCGGGGCTCGCGGCGTTGGCGCACTCGGTCGGGTTGATGATCATCGCCCGGGTGATCCAGGGGCTGGGCGGCGGATTGCTGCCGTTGTCGTTCGGCATCATCCGGGACGAGTTCCCCGCCGGGAAGGTGAACGCGGCGATCGGGCTCGGGTCGGCCACGCTGGCTGTGGGCAGTGGGCTCGGGCTGCTGATCGCGGGGCCCATCGTGACCCATCTGAACTACCACTGGCTGTTCTGGATACCGATGATCCTGACGGCCGTCGCCACCGTCGCGTGCTGGATGTTCGTGCCCGAGTCGCCGGTGCGCACCCCCGGGAAGATCAGCTGGGGTGCGGCGGTCCTGCTGTCGGCGTGGCTGGTGCTGCTGCTGCTCGCCGCCAGTGAGGGCCCGACGTGGGGCTGGGGTTCGTCGAAGGTGATCGGGCTGTTCGCCGGCGCCGCGGTGTGCCTGCCGCTGTGGATCTGGACCGAGCTGAAGTCGAGCGCGCCGCTGATCGACATGCGCATGATGCGGCTGCCCGCGGTGTGGACCACCAACGTCGTGGCGATGCTGTTCGGCGTCGGCATGTACACGGTGATGACCTTCCTGCCGCAGCTGGTGCAGACGCCGAGGGCGATCGCCGGATACGGCCTGAGCGCCAGCATCACGCAGTCCGGCGTCTACCTGCTGCCCATGACGATCGGCATGTTCCTGCTCGGCATCGCCGCCGCGCCGCTGGCCAAGCGCATCGGGCTCAAGGTCGTGCTGGTGCTCGGCTGCGCGGTCAGCGTCCCGGCTTTCGGCGCCCTGGCCCTCGGGCATTCGCAGGGCTGGCAGGTCTACCTAGCCTCCGGCCTGCTCGGCGTCGGTATCGGCCTGGCGTTCTCCTCCATGTCCGCGATCGTGGTGCAGTCGGTGCCGGCCTCGCAGGTCGGCGTGGCCAACGGGATGAACGCCAACATCCGCACCATCGGCGGCGCGATCGGCAGCAGCGTGGGCGCCAGCGTCCTGGCCACCGGGGTCACCGCCGCGAACCCGATCCCGAAGGACGCCGGGTACACGCACGTGTTCTGGCTCCTCGCCGGGGCCGCGGTCCTGGCCGCGCTCGCCGCGCTGATCATCCCGGCGGCCAAGGCACGGCCGGCGGCGCCAGGGGACGAACTGGGGGTCGACGACAGTGCGGTGACCGCGGCCGTTTGA
- a CDS encoding uL11 family ribosomal protein, producing the protein MASKPKTLAVVRIEHEGGSVNMAKLGQTIGVYGINIVALSKEFNEATAAHRGLRVAADVTVFEDRSFQVRVKTPATASLILRAAGIAKGSGRPNSQMSGSISQRQLAEIAAVKMPDLDAESPEAAQKIIAGTARSMGIQIVG; encoded by the coding sequence ATGGCATCGAAGCCCAAAACCCTCGCCGTCGTCCGGATCGAGCACGAGGGCGGCAGCGTCAATATGGCCAAGCTCGGTCAGACGATCGGCGTATACGGCATCAACATCGTCGCGTTGTCGAAGGAGTTCAACGAGGCCACGGCCGCGCATCGCGGGCTGCGGGTGGCCGCCGACGTGACCGTCTTCGAGGACAGGTCGTTCCAGGTGCGGGTCAAGACCCCTGCCACGGCCAGCCTGATCCTGCGTGCCGCCGGCATCGCGAAGGGATCGGGGCGGCCGAATTCGCAAATGAGCGGGTCGATCTCGCAGCGACAGCTCGCGGAGATCGCCGCCGTGAAAATGCCGGATCTGGACGCTGAATCGCCGGAGGCGGCGCAGAAGATAATCGCCGGCACTGCGCGGTCCATGGGAATCCAGATCGTTGGATGA
- a CDS encoding TetR/AcrR family transcriptional regulator, with amino-acid sequence MPATSGPATARGREPAEGPEPVRGPEPSRPKRGRPAQLSRDLIVAAALESNLDTLTVRELAGRLGVSHGALYRWVPSHQAIADLVSEAIVERVLPGDPPRARQWRDWLRRLAWSMHDEFLAVPGYASRIARPHQHNPASFARLREQVIEAFTVAGAPPEMAEQSWYIFATSIVSWLAGTENSLDLGRAAPRFDLFLDALLRGLPAREPARARP; translated from the coding sequence ATGCCCGCCACCAGCGGCCCGGCCACAGCGCGGGGTCGAGAACCAGCCGAGGGTCCGGAACCAGTCCGGGGTCCGGAACCGTCGCGCCCCAAGCGCGGCCGCCCCGCCCAGCTGAGCCGCGACCTGATCGTCGCGGCGGCGCTGGAGTCGAATCTGGACACGCTCACCGTGCGGGAACTGGCCGGCCGGCTCGGCGTGAGCCATGGCGCGCTGTACCGCTGGGTACCGAGCCATCAGGCGATCGCGGACCTGGTCAGCGAGGCCATCGTCGAGCGCGTGCTGCCCGGCGACCCACCGCGGGCCAGGCAGTGGCGGGACTGGCTGCGGCGGCTGGCGTGGTCGATGCACGACGAGTTCCTGGCCGTCCCCGGCTACGCCTCGCGCATCGCCCGGCCGCACCAGCACAACCCCGCCTCGTTCGCCCGGCTGCGGGAGCAGGTGATCGAGGCGTTCACGGTCGCCGGCGCCCCGCCGGAGATGGCCGAGCAGAGCTGGTACATCTTCGCGACCTCGATCGTGAGCTGGCTGGCGGGTACGGAGAACTCCCTCGACCTGGGCCGGGCCGCCCCCCGCTTCGACCTCTTCCTCGACGCCCTGCTGCGGGGACTGCCCGCCCGCGAGCCGGCCCGGGCCCGGCCCTGA
- a CDS encoding TetR/AcrR family transcriptional regulator translates to MEGTAMADTHTATEPTRRSGRPPLSESRKDEIRLEIATAAVRLFTEQGLDGTSVAQIADAAGIATRTLWRYFPSKEACAAPLLSFGLDRFTTYVRDWPADRPLAEAADDTRWFSDASPTRLLLVIDLLRLTHTEPLLDAVWSRCYSEAVAPLAVVLGERLGHPADDLRVRVKAAMLLASMHQGLRHYVCRAPGEYGPSLEDTIRASARIGLAAAEAVDVAVDVAVDVDPDVDAAGPAGE, encoded by the coding sequence ATGGAGGGCACCGCCATGGCCGACACGCACACCGCGACCGAACCGACGCGGCGCAGCGGAAGGCCGCCGCTGAGCGAATCGCGCAAGGACGAGATCCGCCTGGAGATCGCCACGGCAGCGGTCCGCCTGTTCACCGAGCAGGGCCTGGACGGCACCTCGGTCGCGCAGATCGCGGACGCCGCGGGCATCGCGACCCGGACGCTGTGGCGCTACTTCCCCAGCAAGGAGGCCTGCGCGGCACCCCTGCTGTCCTTCGGCCTGGACCGGTTCACGACCTACGTCCGCGACTGGCCGGCCGACCGCCCCCTGGCCGAGGCCGCCGACGACACCCGCTGGTTCAGCGACGCCTCGCCGACCCGGCTGCTGCTGGTCATCGACCTGCTCCGGCTGACGCACACCGAGCCGCTGCTCGACGCGGTGTGGAGCCGCTGCTACTCCGAGGCGGTGGCGCCCCTGGCCGTGGTCCTCGGCGAGCGCCTCGGGCACCCCGCGGACGACCTGCGGGTGCGGGTGAAGGCGGCGATGCTGCTGGCCTCGATGCACCAGGGGCTGCGGCACTACGTCTGCCGCGCGCCGGGCGAGTACGGGCCGTCGCTGGAGGACACCATCCGGGCTTCGGCGCGGATCGGGTTGGCGGCGGCGGAGGCTGTGGATGTGGCTGTGGATGTGGCTGTGGATGTGGATCCGGATGTGGACGCGGCGGGCCCCGCCGGGGAGTGA